The Sphingobium sp. RAC03 genome contains the following window.
GCTGCCAGATGCTGCATGGCCGCGACCAGCTTCTCGCCGGGGGACCGCCACCCGGCCATGAGCGCCCCGACCATGATTGCGACCATCGGGATGAGGGAAAATTTGAGAGCGGCCATCGTCAGCCCTTCCCGATGATGTCTGGACTGGTCACAGGCTCGTCGCCTTCGCGCACACGATGGTTGGCTCATTGGCTTCCTCGATCCTGATCTCGTTACCCGAGAAGGTCGCGCTGGCCGTATCGCCGACATATTGGAGGCCCTGCGCCGGGGCGGTCATGACAAGAGGAGCCCCATCCGCAGCCCGCCGAATTTCAAGGGTTAATCCCTCATCCTTGAAGTCGATGAGAAGCGTGCGCTTGTCGTCGCATCGATACGGATGGCGGCCAGGAGTGCCGCTTGCGTCCGCGCTGTCATTGGCGTGGATTTCCTGTTCCGTCGGCGGCTTCTTCGTCGGCTTCTCCGAACATGCGGCCAATGCCATTGCGCCCGCGATGATGCCGACCGTCGTTGAAAGAAGCGATGTCATGATGGCCTCCGGTTGCTTCTGAAGCCGCTTCGAGGTGGCGTGGTCCGCCCCTTCGCAACTGGTTGAGCCGACAGGCGCCGCAAATGCCGTTCCAGGCTTGCATCCGCCCGGACGAGGCTGGCTTGGATCTTGCGCCGCATCAACGCTGCCAGGGGGGCGCCAAGGAGGCCCGAGAAGCGCAGGCTATGCCGCACACGCGTTCCCGTGGCCTCGCTCTCAAGAGTATAATTTTCCTCAAACATGAGGAGTTTGGGAACGCCCGCGGTCCACGTGAACATGCGCGGCTTATCGGCGCGGATGATGTTCGCCTTGGCGGTCAGCTCCTTATCGAGCCTACCGATGCGGAAAATGTAGGCGGTCTCGCCGCCTTGGACCGCAGCGCCGGAAAGTCGAATGAAGGGGTTCCACCGGGAATGCGCTGGAAAGTCGGTGAGCACCGACCAGATGCGCAGCGGCGATGCCTTGAGGCTGATCACATTTTCGATCACTGACACCTGATGCCTCCTTTCTGAACGTGGTGAGGAGGGCGAATTCTTGCCCTCCCCTGTCCGATCATGTGTACTGCGGCAGCGGCGCCGCCTCGTCTCTTTCGTCACCCTTCACCGCCTGCTGCCCGAAACGCGCGTAGAGCGTGGGCAGCACGAACAGCGTCAAAAAGGTCGCGGAGATGAGACCGCCGATGACAACAGTCGCGAGCGGCTTTTGCACTTCCGCGCCGGCCCCGCTCGCAAACGCCATCGGCACGAAGCCGAGACTGGCGACCAAGGCCGTCATCACGACAGGACGGAGCCGCTGGATGGCCCCTGTCCGCGCAGCTTCTGCCCGGTCCATGCCGGACCGGATCAAGTCCTGCACCGAACTGACCATGACGAGGCCGTTGAGGACCGCGATGCCCGACAGCGCGATGAACCCGACCGCTGCGGAGATCGAGAAGTCCATGCCCCGGGCAAACAGTAGCAGTACGCCGCCCACCAAGGCGAACGGCACGCCGGTGAACACGATCGCGGCATCACGCGCCGATCCCAATGCCCCATAGAGCAGCAGCAGGATCAAGATGAAGCAGGCCGGGATCACGAGCTGAAGCCGCTGGCTGGCGGACTCCAGATTTTCGAATTGCCCGCCCCATTCGAGATAGCTCCCAGCGGGCAAGCGGACGTTTTGCCCGACGGCCTCCTGGGCGTCCGCCACTACGCTGCCGACGTCACGTCCCCGCACGTTCGCCTGCACGACGACCCGGCGCTTGCCGTTCTCGCGACTGATCTGGTTCGGCCCATCGACGACGCCGATACTGGCGACGCTGGACAGCGGCACATAGCCACCTCCGGCAATCGGCACCTGCACCTGTTCGAGCTGACGCAAATCCGCGCGCTGCGCGTCCGACAAGCGGATGACCACCGGGAACCGGCGATCACCCTCGAAGATCATGCCGGACTCGCGGCCCCCGATGGTAGCGGTGATCGTGTCCTGCACGTCCTGCGCGGTGACACCCACCCGCGCCATCGCGTCGCGATTGACGCGGATGTCGAGCATCGGCAGACCAGTGGTCTGCTCAACCTTCACGTCCGCCGCCCCTGGCGTCTTGCGCAAAACGCCGGCGATCTGTTCGGCGGTGCGGTTCATGGCAACGAAGTCGTCGCCGAACACCTTGACCGCGATGTCGCCGCGCACGCCGGCGATCAGCTCGTTGAACCGCATCTGGATCGGCTGCGTGATCTCGTAGGCGTTGCCCGGAATCTTGCCGAGCAGGCCTTCCAGTCGCTCGACCAGTTCCTCCTTGGCTAGCTTGGGATCAGGCCATTCATCGCGGGGCTTGAGGATGACGAACATATCGGTCGCGTTGGGCGGCATCGGGTCCGATGCCAGCTCGGCCGTGCCTGTCTTGGAAAAGACGAAGCGCACCTCGGGCTGCTTGGCGACTATCCGCTCGATCGGCACCTGCATGGCCTGACTCTGTTGGACCGATGTCGCCGGGATACGCAGCGCCTGGATGAGCAGATCGCCCTCATCGAGCTGGGGCAGGAAGACTTGCCCCAGCGTAGTGAAGGCCAGCGCCGCCGCGACGAGGCTCACAACGCTTGCGCCGATCGTGAGTGACGGGCGCTTCATGGCCTTTTCGAGACCCGGTTCGTAACGGGCTTTGAGCCATGAGATGATGCGCCCATCCTTCTCCTCGACCCGCTTGGACAGCCAGATAGCAATCGCCGCCGGTACGAATGTCAACGACAAGGCAAAGGCGAAAAGCAGGGCGATGATGACCGTCAGCGCCATCGGCACGAACGTCTTGCCCTCCACGCCGGTGAGCGTGAGCAGCGGGACATAGACAAGGATGATGATCGCCTGCCCGTAGACCGAGGGCCGGATCATCTCGCGCGCCGCCGTGGCAACGGCTTCGAGGCGCTCCTTCATGCTGAGCAGCCGGCCTTCATGGTGCTGTTGCTCCGCGAGACGGCGCAGCGCGTTCTCGACGATGATGACAGCGCCATCGACGATGAGACCAAAGTCGAGCGCGCCCAGGCTCATCAGATTTGCCGAGACACCCAGACGCAGCATGCCGAACCCGGTGAGCATCATTGTCACCGGGATCACGGCGGCCGCAATCAGCGCGGCGCGGAAATTGCCGAGCAGAAGGAACAGCACGACGATGACGAGCAACGCGCCTTCGGAGAGGTTCTTGGCGACCGTCTTGATCGTCGAATTGACCAGCGCGGTCCGGTCCAGAACGGGTTGCACCACGACATCAGGCGGCAGCGAGGCGTTGATCTCCTTTAGCCGATCAGCGACCGCCGTGGCGACGTTGCGGCTGTTCTCGCCAATCCGCATGATCGCGGTGCCCACGACCACTTCGGTGCCGTTCTCCGAGGCCGAGCCCATGCGGATCGCCTGGCCGGTGCGAACGGTGGCAACCTGGTCAAGGGTAATCGGCACCCCTTCGCGGGTTGCTATGACGGTGCGCGACAGTTCGGCCGCGTTGCGCACCAGCGCGTCGGAGCGGACCGCCAGACCCTCGCCGTTGCGGTTGACGAAGCCGCCGCCCACGCTGGTGTTGTTCTTCTCGAGTGCGGTGCCAAGATCGGTGAGCGTGATGTTCAGGGAAGCGAGCTTCTGGACGTCGGGGACGACCAGATACTGCTTGGCATAGCCACCGATGGAGTCGACGCCGGCAAGACCCGGCGTGTTCTTCAAAAGCGGCGTGACGATCCAATCCTGCGCGGTGCGCAGATAGGTCGCCTTGTCTTCTTCGCTCGTCAGCCGTTCGCCTTCCGGCGTGATGTAGCTGCCGTCGGGCTGCTGACCAGGCTCACCGGGGCGATGCTTGTCATCTTGTCGATGATCAAGCCGGACAGTCCACATATAGACCTCGCCCAGTCCCGTTGCGATCGGCCCCATTTCGGGGTTCACGCCGTCAGGCAGGTTCTCCGCGACGCCCGCCAGACGCTCGCCGACCTGTTGGCGAGCGAAATAGATGTCGGTGGACTCGCCGAAGACCGCGGTTATCTGCGCGAACCCATTGCGGCTGAGCGAGCGCGTGTTTTCAAGGCCGGGAATGCCGGCAAGCGCGGTTTCGATCGGAAACGAAACCTGCTTCTCGACCAGCTCGGGCGACAGCGCCGAGGCGCGGACGTTGATCTGGACCTGGTTGTTGGTGATGTCCGGCACCGCGTCGATCGGGAGCCGGTAAAGGGAATAGGCACCGATGGCGGTGGCGACGGCGGTGAGAAGCAGGACGAGCCAGCGCTTCTCGACCGCCCATGTGACGATACGGGCGATCATGGCATCAATCCTCGTGCGCCGCTTCGCCCTTGCCGAGTTCGGCCTTGAGCGTGAAGCTGCCGGTAGTGGCGATCTGTTCGCGGCCGCTGAGGCCAGAGCGGACGATGACGGTATCGCCGGCGGCATCGCCCAGCGTGACCGGGGTAGCCTGGAACCCCTTGGCGGTGCGGACAAAGACCACCGATTTGCCTTCGACGGTCTGAATGGCCGTCGTCGGCACGCGTACCGCAGAGCTTCCAGCATTGCCGCTCAGCTGCACCGCAGCAGTGACGGGCTCGCCGACACGCCACTGAGCGCCGCGATTGTCGAGCGTCGCGATAACCGGCACCTGCCGCGTTTGGGGATCAAGCGCGGGCGAGACGAAGGTTATACGCGCGCTGGTCTGCCTGCCCGGCGCCGTTACCGTTACGACGTTCCCGGGCCTGACCCTGCCGGCGTCTTCGGGCTTGAGGTTCAGCGCCAGCGATACCCGGCTAAGATTGGCGATACGGTACAGTTCCGCGTCGGCTGTGACGGTCTGGCCCAGCACGACCGGACGCGAGATGATCTGGCCGGCGATGGGGGCTGTAATACCGAGGCGGTTGAGGCCGCCCCCGCCCCCGCCGCCGCCAGCGGCCGAGACCTGACTTTGGGCCTGACGGTAGGCAATCCTTGCTTCGGTCGCAGCCGTTCGCGCCGCGATCAGGTCTTGTTCGGGCGACACGCGCTGCGCGAACAGGCGCTGTTCGCGTGCGAGGTTGGAATTGGCGAGTGCAAGCCTGGCGCGCGACGCTTCCACCTCTCCCTTGAGCTGTGCCGCTTCCCTGCTTTCGATGACCGCGATGGTTTCCCCCCTGCCGACCGACTGGCCCAGATTGCGGGTCAATGAAACGACGCGGCCTCCGATCGCGGCGGAAACGACCTGCGTCCCTTGCGGATCACCCTCGATAGTTGCGGGCAGTTCGATCGTACCGGCTCCGCCTGTCATCGGGCGCGCGATCTGGACCCCAGCGGCCGTGATCTGGTCGGGCGTGAGCGTCACGGCCCCTTCGTCGGCATGCGCTTCTTTACCGCCGCCCTCGTCGGCATTGGCAGATGCTTCATTGGTTGCAGCAGCATCGCCGCCTTCGGAGCTACCGCCGCAAGCGGAGAGCAGCAAGGCGAGGCCAAGCGGCATCGCGCCGCCCATAAGGATGGTCTTCATCGGTCGGTATCCCCCGAAATCGTGGTCGCCGTCGCGGGAGCGGTCAGCCGCTCCAGTTGCGCGCGGGCATTTTGATAATTGGCGAGTGCGTCGATCGCGGCGACGCGCGTCTCGGCAAGAGTGCGTTCGGCGTCGAGCAGATCGAGCTGGCCGAACTTGCCTTCACGGTAGCCGATCCGGGCGATCCTGGCGGCTTCCTGCGCTGCCGCCAGGGCTGGTCCGGCTGCAGCACGGGCGGTTGTGGCCGCGTTCGCGGCCTCCGCCTGCGCGTTCGTGATCGCTTGCTCGACATCGAGGGCGGTAACACGCCGTAAGGCTTCCGCCTGGCTTCGCTGTGCGCTCGCCTGCGCGATGGCCGCGCGGCCATTGTTGAACAGCGGGATCGGAATCGAGATCGAAAATACCGCAGCGGTGTCGTTGGTCGCTTCGAGCCGCCTTAGAGCCGGGCCGATGTTGAGGTCTGGGACGCGGTTCGCCCGCGCCAGCCTCACGCCGGCATCGGCGACGGCTAGATCGGCGTCGGCGGCGGCGAGTGCCAAAGTGTTTGCCGCCGGCGGCGTCTCGACGGGACCAAAGGTCGGTGCCGGGAGCTGATCGAGAAGCGCGGCATCGAGCATCCCGTCGATAGGTCGTCCAATCCGCCGTGCCAGGTTCGTGCGCGCTGCTTCGGCGAGCCGTGTCAGCCGTTCCACGTTGGCATCGGCGTTGATCCTCGTGACATCGGCGCGCTGCTGTTCGAGCGGCGAGGCCCGTCCCGCCTGAACCCGCACACCCGCGCCGCGCAGCACTTCGGCGGCAATGCGCGCTTGATCGCGCGCTGTTGCGAGCCGGCGTTCGGCCGCAACCGCATCGATATAGAGCTGGGTCACCTGCAGACGAATGTCGCTCGCGGTGATCGCTGCCTGCAGTTCGGCACGCGATAGCTGTGCGCTGGCGACAGCGACACGCGCGCCGCGCTTGCCGCCCAACTCGATCGGGATTGCAACGCCTACGGTCGTCTCCGCACTTTGCAGACCCTTGTATGGGCCAGATCCGGCGACGTTTTCGACCTGCCCCTGAAAGACGGGATTGGGTCGCAGCCCCGCGACCGTCCGTTCTGCTTGAGCCGCTTCGATTGCGGCCGATGCCGCGTCAGCGGCAGGCGCCGCGCCGCCTGCGGCCAATACGGCCTGATCGAGGGTATAGACGCCGAGCGACTGCGTCATCGCAGTCGTCGACGCTTGCTGCGCCTGCGCCGTCGAGGCACAGGACGCCGCGGCCATCATGGCCACGAACATCTTTTTCATTATCTGGTGATCCTGACAAAACACGTCTGATCGGCGGATGCCGACCGGCGGGCGATGTCAGGCGGCGGGAGGCCTTAGTGCAGGGCCAGTCCGATAAGACGCCAGGGCGCTTTGCGGCGCAGGGAACGGATGCAAGCCGCTTGCCTCGCCAAGCGAATAAAGATCGCTTGTATCGGGTATGTCCAATGTTGGACCATGGCAGGTGCTGTGGTGATGGGGCATCGCCTTGTCGGCGTCGCCCTGAGACTGATCAGCATCGCCATCTTCATGTACGACGCCGGCGCAATCCACCATGATCTGCCCGGAAACCTCGCGCGCATGGATCGTCGCCGTCAGCACAAGCGACGACGCGATCATAACCAGCAAGAGTGAGCAGAGCCTGCGCAGCATGTGTTGTGACCTAAACGATATCCCGGCCAGTGTCATCGCGTAACTTGGGAGGCGCTGGCCGCGCGTCGCGCCATGCGGGGATCGCCTCGCCCAGCACGCGCCACGCCGACCGCAGGAAGATGAGCGCGATCACCGCGCCAACGGCGATGTCGGGCCAGACCGAGCCTGTCGCGGCTACCAGTCCGGCAGCAATCAACACGCCGATGTTGGAGGCCACGTCGTTGCGCGAACATTCGAACGTGCTCGACATATTCACATTTTGGGTGCGGAACCGCCACAGCAGCGCCAGGCAAACGACGTTGGCCACAAGTGCGGCGCTCCCGAACGCGAGCATCAGCGTCGATGAGGGCGGCACGCCGTTCACGAGCTTGTCGGCAATCTCGACGACCACCGCGATGCCGAAAACAAGGATGATACCGCCCTTGGCAAGCGCGGCCCCTGCCTCCCAGCGCGGTCCCCGGCTCAAGGCGTAAAGGCTCAGTGCATAGACGACCGCATCGCCAAACATATCGACGGAGTCCGCCATCAGCGCCGATGAGCGTGCCGCCACGCCGCCGCCGAACTCGGCGATGAACATCACGAAGTTGATCACCATTACGGCGATCAGAACGCGGCGCTGATCTGCCTTTCGGCCAAGCTCGGCGATCGTATCACTCTTTTTCGAACAGCAGTCGTCCGCCATCTGATGCCTCGATTCGTGCGTCGGGCACCCTATATGAACCCTCATCCTACTAGAGGGTCAAGGGACGGCTCATGAAGATCGGTGCCATTGCCAAGCGAACCGGGCTGAAAATCGAGACTATCCGCTTCTATGAGGCCGAGGGGTTGATCGAACCGCCAACACGTAGCGGCGGGAATTACCGGCTTTATGATCGAACCCAGCTTGACCGCCTCTCCTTCATCAAACGATCACGCGATCTTGGCTTTACCCTCGATCAGGTTCGGGACCTTTTGCGTCTGGCCGATAATCCTCGGGGGTCGTGTGAGGAAGTGGACAGCATCGTGGCACTTCATATCGACGAGATCGATCGTAAGCTCGCCGATCTGACGGCTTTGCGGAGCGAGGTGGTGCGTTGGGGCGGCGACTGCGAGGCAACGACGATCGCGGAATGCAAGGTCATCGACGCTTTGTCTTCGGGCGCACCGGGGCGCTTGTAACCTGATACGCTGATGTGCGGGATCTAAGAACACAGGTACAGGGCGCGGCCCTGCCGGGCACGGCTCTATCGGCGGCAAGCGCCGACCAAGCCACCGTACCGGCGTCTTGGCCCATCTAGGGTAACGATCCTCGCGTGAGGGGGGTGTGCCATGTGGCACACCCCCAATAGCCGCGCACAGCGCGACATCATCCCTTGGCGCTACGGCCCTCCCCCGGAGGCCCGTGCGCGCGGGGAACACCAAGGGCCGCTGCCCTTTCGTTCCCGAAGCAAAATCGACACCCCCGTGTGGTCCGCCAAGCGCGGCACCCGACACCCTGACGGGCGTCGGCCGCGCTAGGGCGGCCTGCCCGCGCCAGGCCATCGATTTTCCTCCTCCCTCTCCATCCCGCTCCTCGCCGGAGAGGCAGAGCCGCATGCCGCAGAGCAAGCGGCTTTCAGCCCCGAAGGAAGGAGAACAAGGACAATGGCTTACACACGATACAAGGGTGATCCCTACTGGAAACGGGCCAAAGTGGACGGGACCGGCGCCGACGGCAGCCCCTACCGCAAAGGCGAGTGCGTGTTCTTCTATCCCCGCACTGGCGCGACCTACGCAGGCGATGCCGCAACGCGCGCTTCCGCCGAATTTGACGAACTCGCAGCCCTCGAAGGCTGACCTCCCCCCCATCATCGACACCACAGATTAGGAGCAATCATCATGGCTATCATCACCGCCAAGCTGTCGCAGCTTCGTCTTTCCCCGCTCAACCAGCGCCGCATCAAGCCATCGGCAATCGAGTCCATGGCCGACGACATTCACGCGCATGGCCTGTTGCAGAACCTTGTCGCCTATGAGGAAGACGGCCTGTTGTGGGTATTCGCAGGCGGGCGGCGATATCGCGGCCTCAAGGAACTGGTGAAGCGCAAGAAGGTCAGAAACAGCGATCTTTTCCCTGTCGAGGTACGCAGCAAGGAAGAGGCCATCGAACTGTCGCTGGCAGAGAATTTCCAGCGTGAAGACATGCACCCTGCGGACAGTATCCGCGCCTTTGCCGCCCTGCGCGATACCGGCATGGACGCCGAGGAAATCGCGGCCCGGTTCGGTCAGGCGGTCAGTTTCGTCTACAAGATGCTGCGCCTTTCCGCGCTTGCCCCGGTGCTGATCGACCTGATCG
Protein-coding sequences here:
- a CDS encoding SRPBCC domain-containing protein, yielding MSVIENVISLKASPLRIWSVLTDFPAHSRWNPFIRLSGAAVQGGETAYIFRIGRLDKELTAKANIIRADKPRMFTWTAGVPKLLMFEENYTLESEATGTRVRHSLRFSGLLGAPLAALMRRKIQASLVRADASLERHLRRLSAQPVAKGRTTPPRSGFRSNRRPS
- a CDS encoding efflux RND transporter permease subunit, with the protein product MIARIVTWAVEKRWLVLLLTAVATAIGAYSLYRLPIDAVPDITNNQVQINVRASALSPELVEKQVSFPIETALAGIPGLENTRSLSRNGFAQITAVFGESTDIYFARQQVGERLAGVAENLPDGVNPEMGPIATGLGEVYMWTVRLDHRQDDKHRPGEPGQQPDGSYITPEGERLTSEEDKATYLRTAQDWIVTPLLKNTPGLAGVDSIGGYAKQYLVVPDVQKLASLNITLTDLGTALEKNNTSVGGGFVNRNGEGLAVRSDALVRNAAELSRTVIATREGVPITLDQVATVRTGQAIRMGSASENGTEVVVGTAIMRIGENSRNVATAVADRLKEINASLPPDVVVQPVLDRTALVNSTIKTVAKNLSEGALLVIVVLFLLLGNFRAALIAAAVIPVTMMLTGFGMLRLGVSANLMSLGALDFGLIVDGAVIIVENALRRLAEQQHHEGRLLSMKERLEAVATAAREMIRPSVYGQAIIILVYVPLLTLTGVEGKTFVPMALTVIIALLFAFALSLTFVPAAIAIWLSKRVEEKDGRIISWLKARYEPGLEKAMKRPSLTIGASVVSLVAAALAFTTLGQVFLPQLDEGDLLIQALRIPATSVQQSQAMQVPIERIVAKQPEVRFVFSKTGTAELASDPMPPNATDMFVILKPRDEWPDPKLAKEELVERLEGLLGKIPGNAYEITQPIQMRFNELIAGVRGDIAVKVFGDDFVAMNRTAEQIAGVLRKTPGAADVKVEQTTGLPMLDIRVNRDAMARVGVTAQDVQDTITATIGGRESGMIFEGDRRFPVVIRLSDAQRADLRQLEQVQVPIAGGGYVPLSSVASIGVVDGPNQISRENGKRRVVVQANVRGRDVGSVVADAQEAVGQNVRLPAGSYLEWGGQFENLESASQRLQLVIPACFILILLLLYGALGSARDAAIVFTGVPFALVGGVLLLFARGMDFSISAAVGFIALSGIAVLNGLVMVSSVQDLIRSGMDRAEAARTGAIQRLRPVVMTALVASLGFVPMAFASGAGAEVQKPLATVVIGGLISATFLTLFVLPTLYARFGQQAVKGDERDEAAPLPQYT
- a CDS encoding efflux RND transporter periplasmic adaptor subunit, producing the protein MKTILMGGAMPLGLALLLSACGGSSEGGDAAATNEASANADEGGGKEAHADEGAVTLTPDQITAAGVQIARPMTGGAGTIELPATIEGDPQGTQVVSAAIGGRVVSLTRNLGQSVGRGETIAVIESREAAQLKGEVEASRARLALANSNLAREQRLFAQRVSPEQDLIAARTAATEARIAYRQAQSQVSAAGGGGGGGGLNRLGITAPIAGQIISRPVVLGQTVTADAELYRIANLSRVSLALNLKPEDAGRVRPGNVVTVTAPGRQTSARITFVSPALDPQTRQVPVIATLDNRGAQWRVGEPVTAAVQLSGNAGSSAVRVPTTAIQTVEGKSVVFVRTAKGFQATPVTLGDAAGDTVIVRSGLSGREQIATTGSFTLKAELGKGEAAHED
- a CDS encoding TolC family protein; protein product: MKKMFVAMMAAASCASTAQAQQASTTAMTQSLGVYTLDQAVLAAGGAAPAADAASAAIEAAQAERTVAGLRPNPVFQGQVENVAGSGPYKGLQSAETTVGVAIPIELGGKRGARVAVASAQLSRAELQAAITASDIRLQVTQLYIDAVAAERRLATARDQARIAAEVLRGAGVRVQAGRASPLEQQRADVTRINADANVERLTRLAEAARTNLARRIGRPIDGMLDAALLDQLPAPTFGPVETPPAANTLALAAADADLAVADAGVRLARANRVPDLNIGPALRRLEATNDTAAVFSISIPIPLFNNGRAAIAQASAQRSQAEALRRVTALDVEQAITNAQAEAANAATTARAAAGPALAAAQEAARIARIGYREGKFGQLDLLDAERTLAETRVAAIDALANYQNARAQLERLTAPATATTISGDTDR
- a CDS encoding cation transporter; translated protein: MADDCCSKKSDTIAELGRKADQRRVLIAVMVINFVMFIAEFGGGVAARSSALMADSVDMFGDAVVYALSLYALSRGPRWEAGAALAKGGIILVFGIAVVVEIADKLVNGVPPSSTLMLAFGSAALVANVVCLALLWRFRTQNVNMSSTFECSRNDVASNIGVLIAAGLVAATGSVWPDIAVGAVIALIFLRSAWRVLGEAIPAWRDARPAPPKLRDDTGRDIV
- a CDS encoding MerR family transcriptional regulator yields the protein MKIGAIAKRTGLKIETIRFYEAEGLIEPPTRSGGNYRLYDRTQLDRLSFIKRSRDLGFTLDQVRDLLRLADNPRGSCEEVDSIVALHIDEIDRKLADLTALRSEVVRWGGDCEATTIAECKVIDALSSGAPGRL